One window from the genome of Variovorax sp. PAMC26660 encodes:
- a CDS encoding serine protease: MPSAPSSACLGLLLSAGLLFFMAVAVANPASPPDTNASGVFLNEAGDVLTARHAVSDCRSLFAIKGAQVAQATVIAASPELDLAVLRTTLKPYLSATLARSDAASGHSVGVFAEAYAVLQRLPDRAALLSNAMTVPGAEGLQLLSGVQPGASGSAVLGADGLLLGVVVERVAAAPHASGMTTLSRAASAAGVKGGATQVRAVPASQVRQFLNSHGIAFAESDSPQLSPMQSPAARASTLSVGVLCG; this comes from the coding sequence ATGCCTTCCGCACCTTCATCCGCCTGTCTCGGCCTGCTGTTGTCAGCAGGTCTTCTTTTCTTCATGGCGGTGGCCGTTGCCAACCCCGCATCACCGCCGGACACCAACGCCAGCGGCGTCTTCCTCAACGAAGCCGGCGACGTGCTGACCGCGCGGCATGCCGTGTCGGACTGCCGCTCGCTCTTTGCCATCAAGGGCGCGCAGGTGGCGCAGGCCACGGTGATCGCGGCCAGCCCTGAGCTTGACCTCGCGGTGTTGCGCACCACGCTCAAGCCCTACCTGAGCGCGACGCTCGCGCGCAGCGATGCCGCGTCCGGCCACAGCGTCGGCGTGTTCGCCGAAGCCTATGCCGTGCTGCAGCGCCTGCCGGACCGCGCTGCCTTGCTCAGCAACGCGATGACGGTGCCCGGCGCCGAAGGCCTGCAACTGCTGTCGGGCGTGCAGCCGGGCGCGAGCGGCAGCGCGGTGCTGGGCGCCGACGGCCTGCTGCTCGGCGTGGTGGTGGAGCGCGTGGCCGCTGCGCCGCATGCCTCGGGCATGACCACCCTGAGCCGTGCGGCCTCGGCCGCCGGCGTGAAGGGCGGCGCGACCCAGGTGCGCGCAGTGCCTGCGTCGCAGGTGCGGCAGTTCCTGAACAGTCACGGCATCGCCTTCGCGGAAAGCGACAGTCCCCAGCTGAGCCCGATGCAATCGCCGGCCGCCAGGGCGTCGACCCTGTCGGTCGGTGTGCTCTGCGGCTGA
- a CDS encoding trypsin-like peptidase domain-containing protein, with the protein MRMSRADGWRRTGVAAAMAFACLAPSLPLQAAMPWPASGLAQLVKTYGPAVVHIGVERPSVPVRRYSDRWLVPAPGTLPQQGGMDESSLGTGFIVSADGLILTNAHVVARGTQINVKLPDRREFKARLIGLDAVADVALLKIDASGLPTVRIGELSSVEPGDGVVAIGSPYGFGNSVTAGIVSAKGRLLPGAEYMQFLQTDVPINPGNSGGPLFNLRGEVIGINSRIYSRSGGYQGLSFAIPIDAAMRIKDQLLSSGTVTRGRIGVSVQEVGQALADTFRLPRPAGALVNYVEPRGAADRGGLKSGDVIQSVQGREVVQAADALGFIADQTPGETIRLMVWRERAEQVLEVRVEGFDTPRLQADAADAPSAPSRLGFAVRPLAPAERQFLRLEGGLLVQRVNAAASRAGVQPGDLIIALNGQPIDSAEALVQELDVADGSAALLVQRGGTRIFVPICARAGMSRC; encoded by the coding sequence ATGAGGATGTCGCGCGCCGATGGCTGGCGCCGCACCGGCGTGGCGGCAGCGATGGCTTTCGCCTGCCTGGCCCCGAGCCTGCCGCTGCAGGCCGCAATGCCATGGCCGGCTTCCGGTCTTGCGCAACTGGTCAAGACCTACGGCCCGGCCGTGGTGCACATCGGCGTGGAGCGGCCCTCGGTGCCGGTGCGCCGCTACAGCGACCGTTGGCTGGTGCCCGCGCCGGGCACGCTGCCGCAGCAGGGCGGCATGGACGAAAGCAGCCTGGGCACCGGCTTCATCGTGAGCGCCGACGGCCTCATCCTGACCAACGCGCATGTGGTGGCGCGCGGCACGCAGATCAACGTCAAGCTGCCCGACCGGCGCGAGTTCAAGGCGCGCCTGATCGGGCTCGATGCGGTGGCCGACGTGGCGCTGCTCAAGATCGACGCGAGCGGCCTGCCGACCGTTCGCATCGGCGAGCTGTCGAGCGTCGAGCCCGGCGACGGCGTGGTGGCCATCGGCTCGCCCTACGGCTTCGGCAACTCGGTCACGGCCGGCATCGTCAGTGCCAAGGGGCGGCTGCTGCCGGGCGCCGAATACATGCAGTTCCTGCAGACCGACGTGCCGATCAACCCCGGCAACTCGGGCGGGCCGCTGTTCAACCTGCGCGGCGAAGTCATCGGCATCAACTCGCGCATCTACAGCCGCAGCGGCGGCTACCAGGGCCTGTCCTTCGCCATTCCCATTGACGCGGCCATGCGCATCAAGGACCAGTTGCTGTCGAGTGGCACCGTCACGCGCGGGCGCATCGGCGTGTCGGTGCAGGAGGTGGGGCAGGCGCTGGCCGACACCTTTCGCCTGCCGCGCCCGGCCGGCGCGCTGGTGAACTATGTGGAGCCGCGCGGCGCGGCCGACAGGGGCGGGCTCAAGTCAGGCGACGTGATCCAGTCGGTGCAAGGCCGCGAAGTGGTGCAGGCGGCGGATGCGCTGGGCTTCATCGCCGACCAGACGCCGGGCGAGACCATCCGCCTGATGGTGTGGCGCGAGCGCGCGGAGCAGGTGCTCGAAGTGAGGGTGGAAGGCTTCGACACGCCGCGCCTGCAGGCCGATGCAGCCGATGCGCCTTCGGCACCCTCGCGGCTCGGTTTCGCGGTGCGGCCACTCGCGCCCGCCGAGCGGCAGTTTCTGCGCTTGGAGGGCGGGCTGCTGGTGCAGCGCGTCAACGCGGCCGCTTCGCGCGCGGGCGTGCAGCCGGGCGACCTGATCATCGCGCTCAACGGCCAGCCCATCGACAGCGCCGAGGCGCTGGTGCAGGAGCTGGACGTGGCGGACGGCTCCGCGGCCTTGCTGGTGCAGCGCGGGGGCACGCGCATCTTCGTGCCGATCTGCGCGCGGGCGGGCATGTCGCGTTGCTGA
- a CDS encoding alpha/beta hydrolase produces the protein MSSNKVFRIALSASAAAIGSLAAYWTLLATRQGDILFNARKLPVVHLSDDFSTYSHIVPGGMVRGYVYHPDGEAALQDLFIYFAGRSEDVRATAQMLHWLPQGFGFAAINYRGVADSQGHPSEIASVEDAVQFANHLRRAFPHARLHVVGRSLGTGVAIQLVAQQNFASLQLVTPYDTLLEVAKRRFPLVPLSLLLRHRFDSLAHSAEVAATTQVLLAAQDDVVPHERSEKLIAAWPTPVSVQTIPDSDHYNIMELEATWLHLIDFALTAILPEPVAAALEAAA, from the coding sequence TTGTCATCCAACAAAGTCTTCCGCATTGCCCTGTCGGCATCCGCGGCTGCCATTGGAAGCCTCGCGGCGTACTGGACCCTCCTGGCCACGCGCCAGGGAGACATCCTGTTCAACGCGCGAAAGCTGCCTGTCGTTCATCTGTCCGACGACTTCTCGACCTATTCCCATATCGTGCCCGGCGGCATGGTCCGTGGGTACGTCTACCACCCCGATGGCGAAGCCGCGCTGCAAGACCTGTTCATCTACTTCGCGGGCCGCAGCGAAGACGTGCGCGCCACTGCGCAGATGCTGCACTGGCTTCCGCAGGGCTTCGGGTTCGCCGCGATCAACTACCGGGGCGTGGCCGATTCGCAGGGGCATCCTTCGGAGATCGCGTCCGTCGAAGACGCGGTCCAGTTCGCCAACCACCTGCGCCGGGCCTTCCCGCATGCGCGCCTGCATGTCGTCGGCCGCAGCCTGGGAACCGGCGTGGCCATCCAGCTGGTGGCGCAGCAGAACTTCGCGAGCCTGCAACTGGTCACGCCCTACGACACCTTGCTGGAGGTGGCGAAGCGGCGCTTTCCGCTCGTGCCGTTGTCGCTGTTGCTGCGGCATCGCTTCGACTCGCTCGCGCACAGCGCGGAAGTCGCGGCAACCACCCAGGTGCTGCTGGCCGCACAAGACGATGTCGTGCCGCACGAACGCTCCGAAAAACTCATTGCCGCGTGGCCGACGCCCGTCAGCGTGCAGACGATTCCCGATTCGGACCACTACAACATCATGGAGCTCGAAGCGACCTGGCTTCATCTGATCGACTTTGCGTTGACGGCGATTCTTCCGGAGCCTGTGGCTGCTGCGCTCGAAGCCGCTGCGTAA
- a CDS encoding beta-propeller fold lactonase family protein: protein MPTLLLSSSHARALFSVLGNACTFLRNAIARAALMALFVLVGGVLAGCGGSGSGSGSGGLPFLPVTPPVTPPPPPGATYPVSGTVAGLQGSGLVLQNNAGDDLPVAADGVVRFAVPVASGARYAVTVKAQPTNSAQTCTVNNGSGTVVDVAIADVAVVCSVNSYKVGGAVTGLQGGGLVLQNNAGDDQSVAADGAFEFTAPVASAAGYAVTVKTQPTAPSQTCTVNNASATVGDADVKTVQVICATNSYTISGTISGLRGRGLVLQNNAGDDLALSYSVNGTFSFTTPVASAAGYAVTVKTQPQFLNQVCTVSNGRGTVVSAAVTSVGVSCVSSAPSARFAYVANQASDTVSAYTVDATTGALSAMVPPTVPAPGQPYALTVDPTSRFAYVANINSNTVSAYTIDSATGALSLIAGPAVPTGISPISVTVDPTGRFAYVANLNSNTVSAYAIDAITGALSPMAVPTVPTGGSPYVVTVEPTGRFAYVANAGSRTVSAYTIDTATGALSPMAVSTVPTGGSPYTVTVEPTGRFVYVANADSDTVSTYTIDAATGALSPVAEPTVATGRLPSAVAVDPTGRFAYVANWNSDTVSTYTIDAATGRLSPMAGLTVPTGNRPYAVTVDPSGRFAYLANVGSNTVSAYTIDAATGALSPMAPPTAAAGLFPRSIALSR from the coding sequence ATGCCCACGCTCTTGCTTTCATCCAGCCACGCCCGTGCGCTGTTTTCCGTGTTGGGCAATGCCTGTACCTTCTTGCGCAACGCGATCGCGAGAGCGGCCCTGATGGCTCTGTTCGTCCTTGTGGGCGGCGTGCTCGCGGGCTGCGGTGGCAGTGGCAGCGGCAGTGGCAGTGGCGGCCTCCCGTTCCTGCCGGTCACGCCGCCGGTGACACCGCCACCGCCTCCCGGCGCCACCTACCCTGTCAGTGGCACTGTCGCGGGACTGCAGGGCAGCGGACTGGTGCTGCAGAACAATGCGGGCGACGACTTGCCAGTCGCAGCCGACGGCGTTGTCCGCTTCGCTGTTCCCGTGGCCAGCGGCGCAAGGTATGCAGTGACGGTGAAGGCCCAGCCGACGAATTCCGCCCAGACCTGCACCGTCAACAACGGCAGCGGCACCGTGGTGGACGTGGCGATTGCCGATGTCGCCGTGGTGTGTTCGGTCAACAGCTACAAGGTCGGTGGTGCCGTCACGGGCCTGCAGGGTGGCGGACTCGTCTTGCAGAACAACGCGGGCGATGACCAGTCCGTTGCTGCCGATGGCGCATTTGAGTTCACCGCGCCCGTCGCCAGCGCAGCCGGCTACGCGGTGACGGTGAAGACACAGCCCACGGCGCCTTCGCAAACCTGCACCGTCAACAATGCCAGCGCCACGGTGGGCGATGCCGATGTCAAAACAGTCCAGGTCATCTGCGCAACCAACAGCTACACCATCAGCGGCACGATCAGCGGATTGAGGGGGCGCGGCCTGGTGCTGCAGAACAACGCGGGCGATGACCTTGCCTTGTCCTATTCGGTCAACGGCACTTTCAGCTTCACCACGCCAGTGGCCAGCGCAGCAGGTTATGCGGTGACCGTGAAAACCCAACCTCAGTTCCTGAACCAGGTCTGCACCGTCAGCAATGGCCGTGGGACGGTGGTATCGGCGGCTGTGACGTCAGTAGGAGTAAGTTGCGTGAGTTCGGCACCGTCGGCGCGCTTCGCATATGTGGCAAATCAGGCCTCCGACACCGTGTCGGCCTACACCGTCGATGCCACCACGGGAGCCCTGAGCGCGATGGTCCCGCCGACGGTGCCGGCACCGGGCCAACCGTACGCCCTCACCGTGGACCCCACGAGCCGATTTGCCTACGTGGCGAACATCAACTCCAACACCGTGTCGGCCTACACCATCGATTCCGCCACGGGCGCCCTGAGCCTGATAGCCGGGCCGGCGGTGCCGACAGGGATCTCCCCGATCTCCGTCACCGTGGACCCCACGGGCCGGTTTGCCTATGTGGCGAATCTCAACTCCAACACCGTGTCGGCCTATGCCATCGATGCCATCACGGGCGCCCTGAGCCCGATGGCCGTGCCGACGGTGCCGACAGGCGGGAGCCCGTACGTCGTCACCGTGGAACCCACGGGCCGGTTTGCCTATGTGGCGAATGCAGGTTCCCGCACCGTGTCGGCCTACACCATCGATACCGCCACGGGCGCGCTGAGCCCGATGGCCGTGTCGACGGTGCCGACAGGCGGGAGCCCGTACACCGTCACCGTGGAACCCACGGGCCGGTTTGTCTATGTGGCGAATGCCGATTCCGACACCGTGTCGACCTACACCATCGATGCCGCCACGGGCGCCCTGAGCCCCGTGGCCGAGCCGACGGTGGCGACAGGGCGTCTCCCTTCCGCCGTCGCCGTAGACCCCACGGGCCGATTTGCCTATGTGGCGAATTGGAATTCCGACACCGTGTCGACCTACACCATCGATGCCGCCACGGGCAGGCTGAGCCCGATGGCCGGGCTGACGGTGCCGACAGGGAACCGCCCGTACGCCGTCACCGTGGACCCCTCGGGCCGGTTTGCCTATTTGGCGAATGTCGGTTCCAACACCGTGTCGGCTTACACCATCGATGCCGCCACGGGCGCCCTGAGTCCGATGGCCCCGCCGACGGCGGCGGCGGGGCTCTTCCCGAGGAGCATTGCGCTTTCAAGGTGA
- a CDS encoding DUF899 domain-containing protein: protein MNTAIAETSTVKNHPVVSKDRWLAQRKALLAREKELTHLRDQIARERRALPWTRVEKNYSFDTPEGRRSLAELFEGRRQLLVQHFMLGPEWEQGCPSCSFMSDHIEGMNVHLAHRDITLRVVSRAPLAEIERFRQRMGWQFKWVSAHDSDFNYDFGVSFKPQEWAEGKGEVLYNYSVRPFPAQEAPGISVFYKDDAGEVFHTYSTYERGVEVMMGTYSLIDLTPKGRDEPNPVYAMDWVRHHDRYEPAPIAKPEAGSCCHAST, encoded by the coding sequence ATGAACACAGCCATTGCCGAAACAAGCACAGTGAAGAACCACCCCGTCGTGTCGAAGGACCGGTGGCTTGCCCAGCGCAAAGCACTGCTGGCGCGCGAAAAGGAACTGACGCATTTGCGCGACCAGATCGCCCGCGAGCGCCGTGCCTTGCCATGGACGCGCGTCGAGAAGAACTACAGCTTCGACACGCCCGAGGGTCGGCGCTCGCTGGCCGAGCTCTTCGAGGGCCGCCGCCAGTTGCTGGTGCAGCACTTCATGCTCGGCCCGGAGTGGGAACAAGGGTGCCCGAGCTGTTCCTTCATGTCCGACCACATCGAAGGCATGAACGTGCACCTGGCGCACCGCGACATCACGCTGCGGGTCGTCTCGCGCGCGCCGCTGGCCGAGATCGAGCGCTTTCGCCAACGCATGGGCTGGCAGTTCAAGTGGGTGTCGGCGCATGACAGCGACTTCAACTACGACTTCGGCGTCAGCTTCAAGCCGCAGGAGTGGGCCGAGGGCAAGGGCGAGGTCCTCTACAACTACAGCGTGCGGCCCTTCCCTGCGCAGGAAGCACCCGGCATCAGCGTGTTCTACAAGGACGACGCGGGCGAGGTCTTCCACACCTACTCGACCTACGAACGCGGCGTGGAAGTGATGATGGGCACGTACAGCCTGATCGACCTCACGCCGAAGGGCCGCGACGAACCCAACCCCGTCTACGCCATGGATTGGGTGCGGCACCACGACCGCTATGAACCGGCCCCCATCGCGAAGCCCGAGGCCGGTTCGTGCTGTCACGCCTCCACCTGA
- a CDS encoding helix-turn-helix domain-containing protein, translating into MDSLIAASARALAAGDALGALKRVALRDDPPALALRGIAMAQLGEHPRARELLRRAARGFGAHEELARARCVVAEAEVALAMRDIGGSPRALAAASATLEAHGDRANALQARLIAARKLLLIGRLDEATAALAQLDVRGLPPSLAAVAELAAAELSLRSLHVDAARESLARAHEAADRARVPALLAEVAEARAALDRPAARRLLADGEQPLRLDEVAALLASNALVVDACRRGVGTGDTWRPLARRPVLFALARALAEAWPGDVDREALIACAFRTRHPDETHRARLRVEIGRLRALVKALAQIEATAQGFVLKPLGARDVVVLAPPIDGDQASLVALLSDGAAWSTSALALALGASQRTVQRALVELESAGRVRAIGRARAQRWLAPPLAGFTTILLLPAALPIE; encoded by the coding sequence ATGGATTCCCTGATCGCCGCTTCCGCACGCGCCCTCGCTGCCGGCGATGCGCTCGGCGCCCTCAAGCGGGTCGCCCTGCGCGACGATCCACCGGCCCTGGCCCTGCGCGGCATCGCCATGGCCCAGCTTGGCGAGCATCCACGCGCGCGCGAACTGCTTCGGCGCGCTGCCCGCGGTTTCGGCGCGCACGAGGAGCTGGCACGCGCGCGCTGCGTCGTCGCCGAAGCCGAAGTGGCGCTGGCCATGCGCGACATCGGCGGCTCGCCGCGCGCACTGGCGGCGGCCTCGGCCACGCTGGAAGCGCATGGCGACCGTGCCAACGCGCTGCAGGCCCGGCTGATCGCGGCGCGCAAGCTCTTGTTGATCGGCCGCCTCGACGAGGCCACGGCCGCACTGGCACAGCTCGATGTGCGTGGCCTGCCGCCATCGCTCGCCGCAGTGGCCGAGCTGGCTGCGGCAGAACTGTCGCTGCGTTCCCTGCACGTCGACGCGGCACGGGAATCACTCGCCCGTGCGCACGAGGCAGCCGACCGCGCGCGCGTGCCGGCGCTGCTGGCCGAGGTGGCGGAAGCGCGGGCCGCGCTCGATCGCCCCGCCGCCCGGCGCCTTCTCGCCGATGGCGAACAGCCGCTGCGCCTCGATGAAGTCGCAGCACTGCTGGCCTCCAACGCGCTGGTGGTCGACGCGTGCCGTCGCGGCGTGGGCACTGGAGATACGTGGCGGCCATTGGCACGGCGGCCGGTGCTGTTCGCGCTGGCGCGCGCGCTCGCCGAGGCATGGCCCGGCGATGTCGACCGGGAAGCCTTGATCGCCTGCGCGTTCCGCACCCGCCACCCCGACGAAACGCATCGAGCGCGCCTGCGGGTCGAGATCGGCCGGCTGCGCGCACTCGTCAAGGCCCTCGCGCAGATCGAGGCCACTGCGCAGGGCTTTGTCCTCAAGCCGCTCGGCGCGCGCGATGTCGTCGTGCTGGCCCCCCCCATCGACGGCGACCAGGCCTCGCTGGTGGCGCTGCTCTCCGACGGCGCGGCCTGGTCGACGTCGGCCCTGGCGCTGGCCCTTGGCGCCAGCCAGCGCACCGTGCAGCGCGCACTGGTCGAGCTGGAATCCGCCGGGCGCGTGCGCGCCATCGGGCGGGCGCGGGCACAGCGCTGGCTGGCGCCGCCGCTGGCCGGATTCACGACGATCTTGTTACTCCCCGCTGCGCTGCCGATTGAATAG
- a CDS encoding sensor histidine kinase, giving the protein MKPPPVALGRRTTLGSKGCGWVARWIIAKLWLALALFALPWAHADDLPTHDGAVHFTQAELLSVPGVGYSAPARLVEDAGLPADGWKLVSLPYTAPRELVPTSSGAVQTVSDWYRIDLSRLAPSTQQRLLYLPRWKTLGHIAVYGDGVLLYQSHGSPVHNGFNRPLLLPLNATADTPAPATVLIRVNRLRSSGSGFSTLWVGDQASLNWRYQIRQLLQVQLPFMGSAAFLAVGAFAFAVWVGKRRESLYLLFFAISATAFLRMLHYYVSGDYLPVSDEWFEWITVASMLWLIILIHLFLQRLHKQPSAWLTRFSLTLTLVCNIATLPHVSASIASLYLFTPLLNLTVLPIAVLIFAVNLRKALRAKFPEGRLVAGWAVLTVAFTSYDGLLQNNLVSAESVYTSPYAIIGLFFIFSYIMFQRYTGAFAEVGRLNTGLAQRLQEREAELEQSYQRLRVIENQHMLSAERRRLMQDMHDGLGSSLTSAIRSVERGAMNDAEISGVLKGCMDDLKLAIDSMESVDADLLLLLATLRFRLAPRIESAGVALRWEVQTVPALPWLDPSSALHILRIMQECIANVLRHTRATIITFSTATDDEGVRVVIEDNGTGFAVDEALHRHGRGLRNQQQRALAIGGTVNWESGSTGTRFTLWLPLHIGADAEGPFQARG; this is encoded by the coding sequence ATGAAACCGCCCCCCGTTGCCCTTGGCCGTCGTACCACGCTGGGCAGCAAGGGCTGTGGGTGGGTTGCCCGATGGATCATCGCGAAGCTGTGGCTGGCGCTGGCGCTGTTCGCCTTGCCTTGGGCCCACGCCGATGACTTGCCAACGCACGATGGCGCCGTCCACTTCACGCAGGCTGAATTGCTGTCCGTTCCCGGCGTGGGCTATTCCGCCCCTGCGCGGCTTGTCGAAGACGCCGGGCTTCCAGCCGACGGATGGAAGCTGGTCAGCCTCCCCTATACAGCCCCGCGCGAACTCGTCCCCACATCGTCGGGCGCCGTGCAAACCGTCTCCGACTGGTATCGCATCGATCTGAGCAGGCTCGCGCCATCGACACAGCAGCGCCTTCTCTACCTTCCGCGCTGGAAGACCCTGGGCCACATTGCGGTGTACGGCGACGGTGTCCTGCTCTATCAGTCGCATGGCAGCCCCGTGCACAACGGTTTCAACCGTCCGCTGCTGCTGCCGTTGAACGCAACGGCCGATACGCCTGCACCGGCGACCGTGCTGATTCGCGTCAACCGCCTGCGCAGCAGCGGGAGCGGATTCTCGACCTTGTGGGTGGGCGACCAGGCTTCATTGAACTGGCGCTACCAGATTCGCCAATTGCTGCAGGTGCAGTTGCCGTTCATGGGCAGCGCCGCGTTCCTGGCGGTCGGTGCATTCGCGTTCGCGGTGTGGGTGGGTAAAAGGCGCGAGTCGCTCTACCTGCTGTTCTTCGCCATCTCGGCCACCGCCTTCCTGCGGATGCTTCACTACTACGTGAGCGGCGATTACCTTCCGGTCTCGGACGAGTGGTTCGAATGGATCACCGTTGCGTCCATGCTCTGGCTGATCATCCTCATCCACCTGTTCCTGCAACGCCTGCACAAGCAGCCCTCGGCCTGGCTGACCCGTTTTTCGTTGACCCTGACACTGGTCTGCAACATCGCGACGCTGCCTCATGTGTCGGCGTCGATCGCCAGTCTCTACCTGTTCACGCCCCTGCTCAACCTGACGGTGTTGCCCATCGCTGTGCTGATCTTTGCGGTGAACTTGCGCAAGGCGTTGCGCGCGAAATTTCCCGAAGGGCGGCTGGTGGCGGGCTGGGCTGTCCTGACCGTCGCATTCACCTCCTATGACGGGCTCCTGCAAAACAACCTTGTCAGCGCGGAGAGCGTGTACACCTCGCCCTACGCCATCATCGGCCTGTTCTTCATCTTCTCGTACATCATGTTCCAGCGGTACACGGGCGCATTCGCCGAGGTGGGCCGCCTGAACACCGGGCTGGCCCAGCGCCTGCAGGAGCGCGAAGCCGAACTGGAGCAAAGCTACCAGCGGCTGCGCGTGATCGAGAACCAGCACATGCTCAGCGCCGAGCGCCGCCGCCTCATGCAGGACATGCACGACGGCCTGGGTTCGTCGCTGACCAGCGCCATCCGCTCCGTCGAGCGAGGCGCCATGAACGACGCCGAAATCTCCGGCGTGCTCAAAGGCTGCATGGACGACCTGAAGCTGGCGATCGACTCCATGGAGAGCGTGGACGCCGATCTGCTTTTGCTGCTGGCAACCTTGCGCTTTCGCCTGGCGCCGCGCATCGAGAGCGCTGGCGTTGCGCTGCGCTGGGAAGTGCAGACCGTGCCCGCGCTGCCCTGGCTGGACCCGAGCAGCGCGCTGCACATCTTGCGGATCATGCAGGAGTGCATTGCCAACGTGCTGCGCCACACGCGGGCCACCATCATCACCTTCAGCACCGCAACGGATGACGAGGGTGTGCGCGTGGTGATCGAAGACAACGGCACGGGCTTCGCCGTGGACGAGGCCCTGCACCGACATGGCCGGGGGCTGCGCAACCAGCAGCAGCGCGCGCTGGCAATCGGCGGCACCGTGAACTGGGAATCGGGCAGCACCGGGACCCGCTTCACGCTCTGGCTGCCCCTTCACATCGGGGCGGATGCCGAAGGCCCCTTTCAGGCCCGGGGCTGA
- a CDS encoding tRNA-uridine aminocarboxypropyltransferase: protein MPHAVSLLRAARLARSAKPFLARGGFKRERCAGCRLLPTHCMCSLRPSVDTRAGVCLLMADIEPLKPSNTGWLIADVVADTFAFGWARTETDPALLALLSDPQWQPYVVFPGQYAAPERVVRAVQSPEPIRGETGKRPLFILLDGTWAEARKMFSRSPYLDPLPVLSLEPEQASQYKLRNSGRDDHFCTSEVAALCMRLAGEHVAEQTLQAYLAVFTHHYLRAKNQQPIAWDGAAHQRLREVSVLSREEGAAAFPPATQ, encoded by the coding sequence ATGCCCCACGCCGTTTCTCTCCTGCGTGCCGCCCGTCTGGCGCGCAGTGCCAAGCCTTTTCTCGCCCGTGGCGGTTTCAAGCGCGAGCGCTGTGCCGGCTGCCGGCTCCTGCCCACCCACTGCATGTGCAGCTTGCGTCCGTCGGTAGACACACGCGCAGGGGTGTGCCTGCTCATGGCCGACATTGAGCCGCTCAAGCCGAGCAACACGGGCTGGCTGATCGCCGACGTGGTGGCCGATACCTTCGCCTTCGGCTGGGCGCGTACCGAAACAGACCCCGCGCTTCTGGCGCTGTTGAGCGATCCGCAATGGCAACCCTATGTGGTGTTCCCGGGGCAATACGCGGCGCCCGAGCGGGTGGTGCGCGCCGTCCAGTCGCCCGAGCCTATTCGTGGCGAGACCGGAAAACGCCCACTGTTCATCCTGCTGGACGGAACCTGGGCCGAGGCACGCAAGATGTTCAGCAGAAGCCCCTACCTGGACCCGTTGCCGGTGCTGAGCCTGGAGCCGGAACAGGCATCGCAGTACAAGCTGCGCAACTCCGGCCGCGATGACCACTTCTGCACCAGTGAGGTCGCCGCCCTGTGCATGCGCCTGGCGGGCGAGCATGTTGCCGAGCAAACGCTGCAGGCCTATTTGGCGGTATTCACCCACCACTATCTGCGTGCGAAGAACCAGCAGCCCATTGCGTGGGACGGCGCTGCACACCAGCGATTGCGCGAGGTGTCTGTCTTGTCCCGCGAAGAGGGTGCTGCCGCTTTTCCGCCTGCCACACAATGA
- a CDS encoding DUF4303 domain-containing protein, producing MTWSLFYRFDNEVPTDFHELRQFGRSLWSANGKTKTMGRTMVTEFASPQAAKDALAQRNREIEAQGYRRVRQGTHDPDRLDFPLLTAEIREGARRAFQAIRAAHPDETIRLFALGSDDGAMTIVHAVSHLALGAPGEMDDESEVWCFAEWPHTEGGEFLDIAYRMILACHRSDLPCNVEFDVLYAGLFEACIAAMEQLDREGFFGAGDVREEVVLLCQSEGTEDMEGSIGRLNTPRVVRRLERWIKLCE from the coding sequence ATGACCTGGTCACTGTTCTACCGTTTCGACAACGAGGTGCCCACCGACTTCCACGAACTGCGCCAATTCGGTCGTTCGCTGTGGTCCGCGAACGGCAAGACGAAGACCATGGGGCGCACCATGGTCACCGAGTTCGCCAGTCCGCAAGCCGCGAAGGATGCCCTCGCGCAGCGCAACCGCGAGATCGAGGCTCAGGGCTACAGGCGGGTGCGCCAAGGCACGCACGATCCCGACCGCCTCGACTTCCCCCTGCTCACCGCCGAAATTCGCGAAGGCGCTCGCCGCGCCTTCCAGGCCATCCGCGCGGCCCACCCCGACGAGACGATCCGCCTCTTCGCGCTGGGCAGCGACGACGGCGCGATGACCATCGTCCACGCCGTCAGCCATCTTGCCCTGGGCGCACCGGGCGAGATGGACGATGAAAGCGAGGTCTGGTGCTTCGCCGAGTGGCCACACACAGAGGGCGGCGAATTTCTCGACATCGCCTACCGCATGATCCTGGCTTGCCACCGCAGCGACTTGCCTTGCAACGTTGAATTCGACGTCTTGTACGCCGGCCTCTTCGAGGCTTGCATCGCCGCGATGGAGCAACTCGACCGCGAAGGCTTCTTTGGCGCCGGCGACGTGCGCGAAGAGGTGGTGCTGCTGTGCCAAAGCGAAGGCACGGAGGATATGGAAGGCTCGATCGGTCGACTCAACACGCCGCGCGTGGTGCGTCGACTCGAACGCTGGATCAAGCTCTGCGAATGA